A genomic stretch from Helianthus annuus cultivar XRQ/B chromosome 1, HanXRQr2.0-SUNRISE, whole genome shotgun sequence includes:
- the LOC110944975 gene encoding tetrapyrrole-binding protein, chloroplastic: MATNSLQSLKYSHRTPPLRRRHSLDSPPPTLLLTPKPNTGNQTISSSSTTVKTYSLSSSSTTTAQSTTSFDLLRRLLDANDFREADEETRRLIIALAGEAAQKRGYVFFSEVQFIAEADLKTIDQLWRNHSNNKFGYSVQKRLWEKADKDFTKFFIKVGWMKKLDTEVLQYNYRAFPDEFTWELTDETPEGHLPLTNALRGTQLLSCILSHPAFATQQEETPLLEEEEEEQKQSKLPVGKGLFKTNYSF, translated from the coding sequence ATGGCCACAAATTCTCTCCAATCTCTGAAATACAGCCACCGCACACCGCCACTTAGACGACGCCACTCACTAGACTCTCCGCCACCCACACTACTACTTACCCCAAAGCCAAACACAGGCAACCAGACGATCTCCAGCTCCTCCACCACCGTAAAAACATACTCTCTCTCCTCCTCCTCCACAACCACCGCCCAATCCACCACCTCGTTCGACCTCCTCCGCCGCCTCCTCGACGCCAACGACTTCCGTGAAGCCGACGAGGAAACCCGGCGCCTCATCATCGCACTCGCCGGCGAAGCTGCACAGAAACGCGGATACGTCTTCTTCTCTGAAGTCCAATTTATTGCGGAAGCTGATCTGAAAACAATTGACCAGCTGTGGCGGAACCACAGCAACAATAAGTTCGGGTACAGCGTACAGAAACGACTGTGGGAGAAAGCAGACAAAGATTTCACCAAATTCTTCATAAAAGTGGGATGGATGAAGAAGCTGGATACTGAAGTGTTGCAATACAACTACCGGGCTTTTCCGGATGAGTTCACGTGGGAGTTGACCGATGAGACCCCCGAAGGTCACCTGCCGTTGACGAATGCCTTGAGAGGGACGCAGCTGCTCAGTTGCATTCTCAGCCACCCGGCATTTGCAACTCAACAAGAAGAAACACCTCttcttgaagaagaagaagaagaacaaaaaCAAAGTAAGCTGCCAGTTGGCAAAGGCCTCTTTAAAACAAATTACAGTTTTTGA